A single window of Oreochromis aureus strain Israel breed Guangdong linkage group 7, ZZ_aureus, whole genome shotgun sequence DNA harbors:
- the pskh1 gene encoding serine/threonine-protein kinase H1 homolog, whose product MGCRNSKVLPEPPKDVHLDLVKKVDPQPQTDIYKHFIRGDGSGSKMGVAGGGAGDKAEITSPHPAQAHTATPTASAHLPKDLSELPDPQRRKVAKYRAKFDPRVTAKYEIKALIGRGSFSRVVRVEHKSTRQPYAIKMIETRYREGREVCESELCVLRRVRHTNIIQLMEVFETAERVYMVMELATGGELFDRIIARGSFTERDATRVLQMVLDGVKYLHTLGITHRDLKPENLLYYHPGPDSKIIITDFGLASSRKRGGECLMKTTCGTPEYIAPEILVRKPYTNAVDMWALGVISYILLSGTMPFEDDNRMRLYRQILKGKYSFSGEPWPSVSNLAKDFVERVLTVDPSERLTAGQALKHPWIISMAASSSMKNLQRCISQNLLKRASSRCHSTKSSQSTRSSRSTKSNKARRVREKELRELNRRYQQQYDG is encoded by the exons ATGGGGTGCCGGAACAGTAAGGTCCTCCCTGAGCCTCCAAAGGATGTTCATTTGGACCTGGTCAAAAAG GTTGATCCTCAACCTCAGACAGATATCTATAAGCACTTCATACGAGGGGATGGCTCTGGAAGCAAGATGGGTGTGGCTGGTGGCGGGGCAGGTGACAAAGCAGAGATCACCTCCCCACATCCAGCCCAAGCTCACACTGCCACTCCCACCGCTTCAGCTCACCTCCCTAAGGACCTGTCCGAATTGCCGGATCCTCAGCGAAGGAAAGTGGCGAAATACAGAGCTAAGTTTGATCCCCGGGTTACAGCCAAGTACGAGATCAAAGCTTTGATAGGCCGGGGGAGCTTCAGCCGTGTGGTCCGCGTGGAGCACAAGAGCACCCGACAGCCATACGCAATCAAAATGATCGAGACCCGGTACCGTGAGGGGAGGGAGGTGTGCGAGTCAGAGCTGTGTGTTCTGCGTCGTGTTCGTCATACTAATATAATCCAACTCATGGAGGTCTTCGAGACAGCTGAGCGTGTCTATATGGTGATGGAGCTGGCCACTGGAGGAGAACTTTTCGATCGGATCATCGCACGCGGCTCCTTCACAGAGCGGGACGCCACGCGGGTGTTGCAGATGGTGCTGGATGGCGTCAAGTATCTCCACACTTTGGGGATCACTCACCGAGACTTGAAGCCTGAGAACCTGCTCTACTACCACCCGGGACCTGATTCCAAGATCATCATCACTGATTTTGGTTTGGCCAGTAGCAGGAAAAGGGGAGGCGAGTGTTTGATGAAGACCACCTGCGGCACACCGGAGTACATAGCGCCTGAAATCCTAGTGAGGAAGCCGTACACAAATGCTGTGGACATGTGGGCACTGGGGGTGATTTCCTACATCCTGCTGAGTGGAACCATGCCCTTCGAGGACGACAATCGCATGAGGCTCTACCGGCAGATCCTCAAAGGGAAATACAGCTTTTCTGGAGAG CCATGGCCCAGTGTATCCAACCTTGCAAAAGACTTTGTAGAGCGTGTTCTAACAGTTGATCCCAGTGAGCGACTTACCGCCGGTCAGGCCCTGAAGCACCCCTGGATCATCAGCATGGCAGCCTCGTCGTCCATGAAGAACCTGCAGCGTTGCATATCTCAGAACCTCCTGAAGCGTGCGTCCTCACGCTGCCACAGCACCAAGTCATCCCAGTCCACGCGCTCCAGCCGCTCAACCAAATCCAACAAGGCTCGGCGGGTGAGAGAGAAGGAGCTGCGAGAGCTGAACCGGCGTTATCAGCAGCAGTACGATGGCTGA